Part of the Chloroflexota bacterium genome is shown below.
GGAAACATCCTTAGGGGTTGGCCTCCGTTCTGTACCCTTGAAGAGCATATGCTCAACGAAGTGTGAGATGCCGCTCGACTCCTTAAGCTCATTGCGAGAGCCAACGTTGATAAAAAGGAGCACGCTTACCGAATGTGCATGTGGTATCTCATCTGTAATTATGCGCAGGCCATTAATAAGAATACTTTTCTGGTACAACTGGTCTCATCCCTCCATCTTCATTCCTCTTAGGACAAAGCCCACTAGGGCAGCATTATATTCGATTTCCCAGAAGTGTCAACTTCTCGTGAAAACACTTGTATTTCGCTATTTCCTGTTGTATACTACCGCCCGGTGGTACACGTTTCGGTCCATGTGGTCACTTGCGCAAGATACATACACGGTTACGCGAATGCTCTACGGTAGTACAACGAATGGCGCTGGGCCCGACCAAACAGTGACCCAATAATACATAAGGAGGTCAAAAGGTGGAGTTCAAGGACAAGACCCTAACTTGCCGGGAGTGTGGCGTTACCTTCGTCTTCACATCCGGCGAGCAGGAGTTCTACCAGCAGAAGGGACTCTTGAATGAGCCTCAACGTTGTCCGGCCTGTAGAGCCTCTAGGCGACGTGAACGCTCAGGTTCCGCCTCGCGCGTGATGCATTCTGTCATCTGCGCCGAGTGTGGCACCTCAACGACAGTACCCTTCATCCCTAGGAACGATCGGCCAGTCTACTGCAGCGCCTGCTATGACAAGATTCGCGCCTCATCCAGCGGCAGCTGAGCGGACGGCTCGAAAGACTAGGGAAACCACTAAGACAGGGGGCAGCGCCAAGAGACAAAGACTGTAGACACTCAGATAGGAACTGGGGGATAGCATCCCCAGTTCCTCTTCATTTCTAATCTAACATCTCTATAGACCGTCTCTCTGAGCAAGAGCACACACAGTAGCATTATCCTTGCAGACGTGGTATTATTGAGTGCGGGTGGTCGCAGCCGTGGCCAGGCTTGCTGCGACACTGGAAATAAAAAATGTTAGGGAGGAAGGCCGATGGAAGCCTACTGTGTCAAATGCCGAGCAACCAAGACGATCAAGGACCCCAAGCCCATAACCATGAAGACGGGTCGCCCGGCGACGGTAGGTACATGCCCCGACTGTGGGACAAAGGTATATAGGATCGGCGCAACTAAGAAATAGCGTATCACAGCACCATTTAAGCAATAGCCCTTACAAAATTAAGGGCTCGGTTATTTCCGAGTCCAGTAGTGGATTTTTGTCCGCAATTCCCGCCAAAACCGTTTCCACCAGCTGACCTGCTTAGGCCATTCGATTACTCTTCCGCGCCAGCGTTGCTCATAATGTGGCCGTTGCCAGATAAGCGTGGCGATTATAGCGGTCAAGAAAAGGAGCAGGCTGAACAGCCCGCTGTAGAAGGCAAGCGAAGGCGCCAAATGGCGCAAGATGTAACCAAGCAAAGCGAAACCAAAGCTACCTATCAGTAGCGAGGTTGGTGAGTTCTTCGCCTTTATCAGGGCCACCTGGGCACGACTAAGGAGACGCCGCAGCACCCTTCTTATCCGCTGCCGGCGCGGTTCCGCAGGCAAGAAATCCGGTATCTTACTAAGTATCTCTTCTATTTCACGCTCGTACCGCTTGCGCATACCTCGCGCCTCACCCCAACGCTAGCGTACCCAGCCGGCGCGCGGCATATCTCACTAATGGCGATATATTTTTCCCGCTTCCTTACATCGAACACGCCAAGCGGCTAACCGTCAGACGCCCGCCGTCATCGCTATCCCCCGGGCTTCACAGTACACCTGATTAGCTGCTGCTACTCCTGCCCCAGCAGGAAGACCAAAGCCTTCGCTGGCTAATACCTGCTCCAAGGCACCTAGGAACAACAACACATTATTCTTGCTGGAGGAATAGCCCATAAGTCCAATGCGCCATATTTGCCCTTTTGTGGGGCCCAACCCACCCCCGATCTCGATCATGAACTCTGTAAGTAGCCGGCCACGCACTCTGGCATCATCTATGCCCTCGGGGACGCGCACAGTAGTTAATGTCCAGAGTCGGTGCCCCTCCTGGGCAAAGGGTTGTAATTCCATAGCCAGCAATCCAGCCAATAGGGCTTGCTGGTTCAGCTGATGCCTCTTAAAACGCGCCTCAAGCCCCTCCTCATATACGAT
Proteins encoded:
- a CDS encoding zinc-ribbon domain containing protein — its product is MEFKDKTLTCRECGVTFVFTSGEQEFYQQKGLLNEPQRCPACRASRRRERSGSASRVMHSVICAECGTSTTVPFIPRNDRPVYCSACYDKIRASSSGS
- a CDS encoding DUF5679 domain-containing protein, with amino-acid sequence MEAYCVKCRATKTIKDPKPITMKTGRPATVGTCPDCGTKVYRIGATKK